From a single Arachis hypogaea cultivar Tifrunner chromosome 3, arahy.Tifrunner.gnm2.J5K5, whole genome shotgun sequence genomic region:
- the LOC112789620 gene encoding transcription factor CPC — MGDADRSSSHDVSPDSTEQTNQASKIKFSEEEEILIAMVYNLVGERWSLIAGRIPGRTAEEIEKYWTSRYSSTSE, encoded by the exons ATGGGTGACGCGGATCGATCCTCCTCTCATGATGTTTCTCCAGATTCTACAG AGCAAACCAATCAAGCTTCCAAGATTAAATTTTCTGAAGAAGAGGAAATCCTTATTGCCATGGTGTATAATCTGGTTGGTGAGAG GTGGTCTTTGATTGCTGGAAGAATTCCTGGAAGAACAGCAGAGGAAATAGAAAAGTATTGGACTTCAAGATACTCATCAACCAgcgaataa